One Paroedura picta isolate Pp20150507F chromosome 3, Ppicta_v3.0, whole genome shotgun sequence genomic window carries:
- the LOC143832275 gene encoding uncharacterized protein LOC143832275 isoform X1, with protein METPSRPLILTTPPPMLRPNAAMRCLVFNLPTATMGSLAKCPTTAEVNGLANIESIMLPSWGTHPVTGHIADEAVLGIPNPLHCIHRNPVEESEDEETQRDTENDEAFNETMEMENKAFTPKDTEHDEAFNESMEMEDKAFNAQLDERFIQAFGNLHIGNPVNVNLSCTSCFCTSVTPREKKKTKTKNKKGETEEEAIVLLQ; from the exons atggagactcctagcaggcccctgatcctcaccaccccaccacccaTGCTGAGACCTAATGCTGCCATGAGGTGCCTGGTATTTAACCTCCCTACAGCAACTATGGGTAGCTTGGCCAAATGCCCTACAACTGCAGAAGTAAATGGCCTTGCAAACATAGAAAGTATTATGCTACCATCTTGGGGAACCCATCCTGTTAcaggccatattgcagatgaggcGGTCTTGGGGATACCCAATCCTTTGCATTGCATACACCGGAATCCTGTGGAGGAATCTGAAGATGAGGAAACTCAAAGGGACACAGAAAACGACGAGGCTTTTAATGAAACCatggaaatggaaaacaaagcaTTCACTCCAAAGGACACAGAACATGACGAGGCTTTTAATGAATccatggaaatggaagacaaagcattcaatgcccag CTTGATGAGCGCTTTATCCAGGCTTTTGGCAATCTGCACATCGGTAACCCCGTTAACGTGAACCTCTCTTGCACATCGTGTTTTTGTACCAGTGTGACCCCACGtgagaagaaaaagacaaaaacaaaaaacaaaaaaggggaaactGAAGAGGAAGCTATAGTTTTGTTACAataa
- the LOC143832275 gene encoding uncharacterized protein LOC143832275 isoform X3, translated as MKRTFHAKMGHIADEAVLGIPNPLHCIHRNPVEESEDEETQRDTENDEAFNETMEMENKAFTPKDTEHDEAFNESMEMEDKAFNAQLDERFIQAFGNLHIGNPVNVNLSCTSCFCTSVTPREKKKTKTKNKKGETEEEAIVLLQ; from the exons atgaagagaacgtttcatgcaaagatgg gccatattgcagatgaggcGGTCTTGGGGATACCCAATCCTTTGCATTGCATACACCGGAATCCTGTGGAGGAATCTGAAGATGAGGAAACTCAAAGGGACACAGAAAACGACGAGGCTTTTAATGAAACCatggaaatggaaaacaaagcaTTCACTCCAAAGGACACAGAACATGACGAGGCTTTTAATGAATccatggaaatggaagacaaagcattcaatgcccag CTTGATGAGCGCTTTATCCAGGCTTTTGGCAATCTGCACATCGGTAACCCCGTTAACGTGAACCTCTCTTGCACATCGTGTTTTTGTACCAGTGTGACCCCACGtgagaagaaaaagacaaaaacaaaaaacaaaaaaggggaaactGAAGAGGAAGCTATAGTTTTGTTACAataa
- the LOC143832275 gene encoding uncharacterized protein LOC143832275 isoform X2, translating into METPSRPLILTTPPPMLRPNAAMRCLVFNLPTATMGSLAKCPTTAEVNGLANIESIMLPSWGTHPVTGHIADEAVLGIPNPLHCIHRNPVEESEDEETQRDTENDEAFNETMEMENKAFTPKDTEHDEAFNESMEMEDKAFNAQVNSLMSALSRLLAICTSVTPLT; encoded by the exons atggagactcctagcaggcccctgatcctcaccaccccaccacccaTGCTGAGACCTAATGCTGCCATGAGGTGCCTGGTATTTAACCTCCCTACAGCAACTATGGGTAGCTTGGCCAAATGCCCTACAACTGCAGAAGTAAATGGCCTTGCAAACATAGAAAGTATTATGCTACCATCTTGGGGAACCCATCCTGTTAcaggccatattgcagatgaggcGGTCTTGGGGATACCCAATCCTTTGCATTGCATACACCGGAATCCTGTGGAGGAATCTGAAGATGAGGAAACTCAAAGGGACACAGAAAACGACGAGGCTTTTAATGAAACCatggaaatggaaaacaaagcaTTCACTCCAAAGGACACAGAACATGACGAGGCTTTTAATGAATccatggaaatggaagacaaagcattcaatgcccaggtaaacag CTTGATGAGCGCTTTATCCAGGCTTTTGGCAATCTGCACATCGGTAACCCCGTTAACGTGA